agccctaGGTGGATTGGTAAATAATATTTCATTACAGGGGTAAAAAAGAAGCATCTGTGGTAAATTTTAACTACTCAAATAAACCAGTTGCAGCTTAGTCCTTTTGGCAAATGAAGATGTGTGCAAACATCAAATTTAGCTGTGGTTTCGAAGGTACAGTATGAGGAGGACAATACTGATGAGAATGCAGAGTGTGAAAACTGTAGGAAGAACAATCTCTGTCACCATTTCCATGTGAGTAATCAGGGAATCTAAAATTTGAGAAATGAGGAATATGTGAGAGATTTAATGCCCTGGAGTGCAGTAATACCTAACGTAGAGTTAACATAAAGATCTTTTTGAACATAAAAATGTTGGCATTAGCATAAAcagcaaacaaagcaaacagaatTTCCTAAGTCTGCCAAAGCTGGAGCAAAGCTGTGATagttttccctctctttttctttctaagtTAAATTCCTGAAGACATGTCAGTACTCAAAGGGCTGCAAAATTGTCCTTGCTGTGAATTAGCTTCAGTGCATTAGCAATATTTTACTGGTCCTCTGATATTTATTTCCCTCGCctgaaagtgaaagaaaattgtCAAAGAGAAATCCTTGGGAAGCTTTTGGcctttttgtgtttgttctgtatctctttgaaaaattaaatgtagAAATTTATTCCACAAAGAAGCCTGGAAGAGTTCAGTAAACCCAGTTCATTCACACTGAACATGACTTGGAGGCTGAGCAGGATTAGTTTAGGCTGACTGCTGGGATGTTTCCTACCATGTGGAGTTTAGCTCATCCTCTTGTAAAAATCTATAGTAGTTATTTGACCTTAATGAAATTCCTACTTCAGGAATTCTGAAAGGCCCTGAGTACACCAGGAGGTTTTTTAGGTGTTCTGGATCAGTTTGTTGGGGTTTCTTTGTTGCCAAGAGCATCAGAGCCCAAATTTAATCTTAGAGCTGTCCATAGccctttaatttatttttttttgttccactTTATGTAAAAGTCAAACATTTAGAGTTTTCCTGTCTGTGTggttgtcttgatttgtttgggtttggtttgtgtttGAAAAAGGATTCAGGAGTTTTATTTTAAGGAGAATGCTGTCATCTCCAACCTCAATTTTAAGTAGTACCTCTTCCAGTTCCTGTATTTCAGTAACATCCACAGCTGATCCATTTAGCTACAGTGGTTTTAGTTGGagacaataaataaaaacattgtAGTGCTTTTGGGGAGAAAATACCTTTTAGCAGCATTCAGAGAGCAATTTCATATCTGAACTTTACAGAACAAAGCTGAGCCATCCTTACCTGCAGCAAGGTGCTGGtgtgtggcagagcaggtgtCCATGGCCTTCCTGTGCCAGTTTTCCACCTGGGAAGGGTGACACTGCTGTGAGACTGAGCATCCTCCTCACTCCCACAGCTCCCTCCTTGTCCCTACAATTAACCTGAAACCACTTAATTCTACCAGCACGTGGGTTTCTGAAAGCttctttgtggtttttatttcaGAGTACTTCTCCAAGTTAActgtttattaatttttttcacagtatATAATACATTCCAGGTTATTTTCCAGTAGGGTAGTACAGATGTGGAATTTTCTGCATAGAAATCTGACAGCACTGCTAAATAACTTCTGATGGAGATTTTTTTACTTCATCAGTAAGTCCAGTTAGAGTGCTTTAGAAACAGTAATTAAAGCTGTTTCCACTTTCAGTATCTGAATATCTCTGTATTACAGATCCCCATTTTACAGAATCAAAGTGTCACTTCTGTACCATATTCATACAAGCTGTTTCCTGAAATTCAATGTGATATTTGCACataaatcaaagaaaaaggggaaaaaaatcaaacttagCAGCTGACATCACCTCTCTTGGATTTGGGAATCCATTTGCACTGATAATCTTTTTGTAGTAGTCAACAGATGCCTTTGGGTACCGTGGTTTGTTCTTGTTCTTGAAGTCAATGTGGTAAAGCCCAAATCTTTCAGAGAAGCCTTTGTTCCATTCAAATTTATCCAGCAGTGACCAGGCAGTGTAACCTTTGACATTCACACCATCATTTAGAGCTGGAAACAGAACACAAATCACTGATGAAGGTGAGGTTTGTCCTTAAAATACAGTTCTGTAAATGTTTTGGTTTATAGCAGGAAGAGATGGGGAGGaggacagaaaaaggaaatacaaaTTAATTGAGGTTATTTGAAATCATTGTCTTTAGCTTAGAGGAACTAGATCTCTATGGGCATGGTAGTTTCTCCTTTCGAGAGTGGAAACTGATGATTTACTGCAGTATTAAATCTCAGGTAGGTTATTGTAGTTATTAGTATTAATATGTTTGCTTAGGTTGACATTTTGGTGAAAATTTGAGTCTGGTTCACTGTCCATTTTGACTTGTGAATAGTTATTTCTCTGTGATGGAAAGGGCAAAGTAAAAAATAAGCAGAAGGTGAAAATACTCCCAAAGTCAAATCCTGTAAAGCTGTTTTTAAGTGACCTTTGAGTATCTCATTGATGtatcccttcaggtactggatcCTCCACTCATCACACAGCTGAGGGCACTGCATGGTTTCAGACACTCCATTCTCTGTCACATAAATCAAGGGGTTCCCATACTGGGTctgcaaacagaaatgtttAAATTGCTTCACATAAAATCATTTCATTTTAACAGAATATGTGAAGTAGCAAAGTGcattaaaagcaattttctaCATTTACTTacctaaagaagaaaaatgtgtagTAGGATTTTAAGTTAACTAtgggatttattttaaaatgactGAATTCTGTGGTTTTCTGAGCTGAAATTAAGGGtttttttacaaagaaaattCATACTAGGACAACAACAGCTGGAACTGTTGAAAATCTCAATCTAAACCAGGcattttgtttgcttatttgtAATTAAAGATCTGCTCTACTCACCTTAATGAAGTTGAGCAGCCTTCTGAACCCCCAGGGCACAGAGTAGAGCCACTTAGGGCCTGGGGCTGGCCAGTCGGGGTCCACCAGTTCAGCCAGGTCAGGGTCAGTGTGGTAACTGGACACTTGGAGGAAGGGAAAGCTCTTCTGCAGAACATAACGAGTGGTAAAATGACCAATTCCCAGGAAATCCGAGGTGCCTTTGATGTAGGTTTTCTCTTGCACTGAAAATGTTGGTAATCTTGATGTCCCCaggccctgctgggcactcttCCTACCTAGCAAAATAATTATAGGAGACAACTTCTGAGGAGCATGGAAATTGGTTTTCTTTATCTCACCAGCagtaaatcatagaatcataaaatcctggatggtttgggttggaagggacttttaaAATCATCAcctcaccccctgccatggcagggacaccttcctttATCccgggtgctccaagccctgtccagcctggcctgggacacttcagggaccaggggcagccacagctgctctgggcaccctgtgctggggccaAATATGGTTTTCCTGAATTTAGTGTTAATGTCAAGGACACCTGAGCTTAATTGGTTTTTTAAGATGAGATCATCTTTCACCCTTTTGGTTTGGAGAATTAAGTTGGGTACACTGCATGGAGAAACAGTGATTTCAAGTGTCCTGGTGTGTCCCCAAAGTGCTTTAGGAGCTGTGTCCAGCCCGGGGCCTTTGCTTTGCTGTGTCTCCCCTGTGCCCTCACTTCACTGGAGCACACATTGCCAGGAGTTATTCCCCTGCAACATGCTGGAAGTGTGGATATATTCATGTCACAGCTGCTGGGACTTACCTACGTAATTCTTCATGACTTCTGGGTAGTCCCCTCTGTAAATGGGGTTTGCAAACCATCCCAGGTGGAACTGGATGTACCTCTCAGCAGCATCTCTGTCTGTCTGGCTGTGTGGATCAACAGGTTCCCCCCAGCCGCTCGTCAGGGAAATTCCAACCATCCCTTAAAACAAAGGGACAGTTCTGCAGTTCTTGAAGCCCttaacagaagcagcagcacaatcACAGAATGAATCCTCATTACCTCTCTGCTCCCTGCGCCAGGTGCTGTTGTAGGAGTGCCAGACCTTGGCATGAGTCtgtaaaaataatggaaaaattaaataaatcgTGCACATTTTCATCTCTTATGGCATGGAAAGCTAGTGAGCACTGATGTCTGCCTGAAAATACCGCAGAATTTCTTTTGTGTTTATTACAGAAATTTTGATTTCATGTAAGACATCACAAAATCCTTCATGCAAGATTCCTTCCCTACATTCCAGGACATCCACATGAAGCTGACAGACAGACCTCAGGACAGGGTTCTGTCCCATGGCTCTGCTCTTTGGATGTCTTTCCCTAATTTATTCAGGCAGATGAAAGTTAATTTTACCAGAGACTCCCTGAAGTCACTTGCAACATTCAGGTTCATTTCAACAGGCCAGGATGTTTGTTTCTGGACTAACCtggatgttttctttttcaaccAGCTtgaaacaaactagaagagaCCTTTATAATataaggaaattaaaactgttgCAAGTGTTAAATCAAGCACCAAACATTGCTACTGCCTTGGATTCTGCACTGGATGTTTAAACCCAGATGATAATTTCAGTGTCCTACTTGGAAATTACATGACTGTGAAACTACATTTCAGTTTAAAGAGTGAAATCTGATAAAAGTCCTGAATGGATACATAAATTGAGGCACAATTGCAGGAGGTTTTTTACTTTGATGATGTGGTGAGCAGCCCTGTAGGCGCCGCAGCCGCCGAGCTTCAGTCCTGGCGCGTGCTCTCCTGTCTCATAGCCCTTCTCAGCCActgcctgcaaacacacaggTCAGAGTCacccctgcccggggctccaGAGCCAGGGGACGTGCTCCCTCCTCTGCAccctgtgctccctgcctgggctggcccTCCAACCCCTCTGCCCTTCCTTGGCTCCCATCTCCTGCCTGCTTGGCACCGCGCTGTGGCGTGCTGGGAGCAGGGTTAGAGGGGTGAGCTCAGGAATGGGGAAGGGTAAATAACAACTGCCCTTTCAGTTCCTGATTTCTAATTTCAGTCTCTCCAGCTGAGGAGTTTTCAAAATTTTCCAGGAATTTAATTTCTTACAACTCTGCCCTTGTGCAAAATCTGCCCACTGAGATTTCTGGCCACAAAGattaaatgtttaaatatttccccttccctcttcatTCTTTTCACCTTTCTCCTCTAGTGTCACTCCCACAGAATTTTGGGAACAGTGCAATGGGAACGTTTGGAAGGAAAGCATTGATGACTTACCCAGGGATTGCTGAATGTAATCCAGTGCTTCACACGGTCGCCAAACTTCTCAAAACACAGATTTGCAtaatcattaaaataattaatcatGCTAATGTTCTGCCAGCCACCATACTTTTCTTGGAGAACCTTtgaaaataagaatttaaaGATTCATTAATTGTACTTGAAGGTCAGCTGCTGCTTGAAAAcacttttatttctatttaattctgtttctagCTCAGAAAGAGATTTTTCAAAACTTCAATGCACATAAAATCCAAATGAATAGGAAATATTTACAAGTTCTTAAAATCATGCAGCCTTCTCTAATTTTTTAAGTACTCTTAGTTCTTAAACTTGGGAAATTATTTCTGTCAGAAGGCTTTATTTGAGTTGTTTCACTAATTTAAATTCACTAATTGAAATATTGTCTGACCTGTGGCAGATCCCAGTGGTAGAGGCTCACAATAGGGGTGATGTTGTTTTCCAGAAGACTGTTAATTGTGTCGTTGTAGAATTGTATTCCCTTCTCATTCAGTTGCTCAGCTGATGAAAAGCAGATAAGGAATTACCTGCATTGGTTCCCAAATAACTGGAAGAACAGAAATCTAAAAGTATTAACCAAGGAATTTTACATTACAGTGTTGGGAAT
This DNA window, taken from Passer domesticus isolate bPasDom1 chromosome 14, bPasDom1.hap1, whole genome shotgun sequence, encodes the following:
- the LCTL gene encoding lactase-like protein, translated to MRRDTPRCWTVLVAAVALSVAEDFPWTKNNPGSFYYGTFPAENLSLSSSAHFHSQFLSPVNIQHQEQSARNVPVTPLFVPSGFLWGVGSSAYQTEGAWDKDGKGPSIWDAFTHRKGKVLRNETGDSACDGYYKVKDDIQLLKELKVNHYLLSISWPRIMPTGIKAEQLNEKGIQFYNDTINSLLENNITPIVSLYHWDLPQVLQEKYGGWQNISMINYFNDYANLCFEKFGDRVKHWITFSNPWAVAEKGYETGEHAPGLKLGGCGAYRAAHHIIKTHAKVWHSYNSTWRREQRGMVGISLTSGWGEPVDPHSQTDRDAAERYIQFHLGWFANPIYRGDYPEVMKNYVGRKSAQQGLGTSRLPTFSVQEKTYIKGTSDFLGIGHFTTRYVLQKSFPFLQVSSYHTDPDLAELVDPDWPAPGPKWLYSVPWGFRRLLNFIKTQYGNPLIYVTENGVSETMQCPQLCDEWRIQYLKGYINEILKALNDGVNVKGYTAWSLLDKFEWNKGFSERFGLYHIDFKNKNKPRYPKASVDYYKKIISANGFPNPREVENWHRKAMDTCSATHQHLAADSLITHMEMVTEIVLPTVFTLCILISIVLLILYLRNHS